Genomic segment of Sulfitobacter faviae:
GCGCTTGAGGATCGCGCGATGAAAGACGACGTGATGCTGGGCGACACGCCGAAAGCGCGCAAGCGGCGGCGGTGGGTGCAGGGCGTGCAGGCGGCGGGGCGGCTATGGAAGCATTCGACGCTGGCGGACATCGACGGGCTGGTGACAGCGGAGGAGCTCTCGGGGCTGTTCTGCTTCACGCTGGTGCGCAACCCGTGGGACCGGGTGGCGAGCTACTATCGCTGGCTGCGGGGGCAGGGGTTCGATCATCCGGCGGTGGCGCTGGCGAAGTCGGAGGATTTCGCGGGGTTCCTGCGGCATCCGCAGACGCGAGAAAGCCTGCGCGCATGGCCCGCGCGGCGGTACATGCAGGATGCGGCAGGGCGGGAGCGTTGCGATCTCTATATCCGGTTGGAGCATTTCGCCGAGGATGCGGCGCCGCTGTTCGACCATCTTGGGTTCGAGCTGTCGCTGCCGCGGGTGAATGCTTCGGAGGGAGTGGCGGCGTACACGCCAGAATTGCGGGATATCGTGGCGGATATCTGCGCCGAGGACATCGCGCTCTTCGGCTACGTTTACCAAGAGCACTAGGGCCAGCGCCTGCCCGTGGGTCGGCGACCCGACCGGCGTCGCTGCCACTTTATAGTTCAACCGTGACGCGCCATCGAGAGGGCAGGCCCAGCCTCACCAAATCGCCTACCCGGGGACGGGCAGGCGATGGCCCGGCGCCTGCGGCTTGATTCCGGGCCGGGTGGCAGCAGGAGCGACAAATAAAAAGGGGCGCCGAAGCGCCCCTCTCCCCCTTACGCCGCCTTGGCGTCCGGGTTGAACCGTCCGTAGAAACTCTGGTTCTTCTGCGCCATTTCGCGCAGCAGGTCCGGGCAGGCAAAGCGCTCACCGTATTTCTCGGTCAGCTGGTCACAACGCTCCGCCGCATAGGGCGCGCCAATCATGTCGAGCCAGCTCAGCGGACCGCCGGACCAAGGCGCAAAGCCCCAGCCGAGGATCGCGCCGACGTCGCCCTCGCGGATGTCCATCAAGACACCTTCCTCCAGCGCGCGCACCGCCTCCAATGTCTGCGAGAACAGCAGACGGTGCTGCACCTCGATCAACTCGGGCTGCTCTTCGGCCACGGGGTACTTGTCGCCCATGCCCCGCCACAGGCCCTCGCGCTTGCCCTTGGCGTCATAGCTGTAGAAACCGGCGTTGGCCTTGCGGCCCAGACGGCCCTCTTCCTCCATCCAGAACACCAGCGGGTCGATGTCGTCGTTCGGGTATTCATCGCCCATTGCCGCCTTGGTCGCACGAGCGATCTTGGCGCCCAGATCGATCGAGGTCTCGTCCATCAGCTGCAGCGGGCCCAAGGGCATGCCGACCAGCTTCGCGGCGTTTTCGATCAGCGCGGGCTCGACACCCTCCTGCACCATGCGCACACCCTCGTTGATGTAGGGAATGATGCAGCGGTTGGCGTAGAAGAAACGCGCGTCATTGACCACGATCGGGGTCTTGCGGATCTGGCGCACGTAGTCGAGCGCCTTGGCCACGGCCCGGTCACCGGTCTCTTGGCCCTTGATGATCTCCACCAGCAGCATTTTCTCGACGGGCGAGAAGAAGTGGATGCCGATGAACTGCTCATCGCGGCTCGACGCCTTGGCCAGATCGGTGATCGGCAGGGTCGAGGTGTTGGAGGCAAAGATGCAATCCTCGGGATCACGGCCTCGACCTTCTGGGTCATCTCGGCCTTCACCTTCGGGTCCTCGAAGACCGCCTCGATGATCAGATCGCAGCCCTTCAACGCCTCCAGATCGGTGGTGGCGGTGATCAGATCGAGCGCCTTGGCCTTCTTCTCGGGCGTGGCTTTCTTGCGGGCGATGCCCTTGTCGAAATAGCCCTCGGTATAGGCCTTGCCACGGTCGGCGGCCTCCTGCGTCTGGTCGATCAGCACCACTTCGATCCCGGCCTGCGCCGAGACCAGCGTGATGCCGGCACCCATCATGCCCGCGCCCAGAACCCCCAGCTTCTTCACGCGCTGGTCCGGCACGCCTTCGGGGCGCACGGCGCCTTTCTCCAGCGCTTCCTTGTTGAGGAAGAGCGAGCGGATCATGTTGCCCGACGACGGGTTCATCAGCACGTTTGTGAACCAGCGCGCCTCGACCTTGAGCGCCGTGTCGAAAGGCACCAGCGCGCCTTCGTAGACCGCCGACAACAGCGCCTTGGCCGCCGGATAGACGCCCTGGGTCTTGCCGTTGACCATTGCATTGGCGCCGACGAAGGTCATGAAGCCCGCCGGGTGGTAGGGCGCGCCGCCGGGCATCTTGTAGCCCTTGGCATCCCACGGCTTGACCAGATCGGCATCCTTGGCGTTCAGCACCCAGTCGCGGGCTGCGGCCATCGGGTCTTCGCTGACCTCGTCGATGATCCCGGCCTTCTGCGCGGCGGCGGGGGCGACCATCTTGCCTTCCAGAAGGAAGGGCGAGGCCGCCATGGCACCGAGCTTGCGCACCATCCGCGTGGTGCCGCCCGCACCCGGGAAGATGCCCACGAGGATCTCTGGCAGGCCGATGCGCGCCTTGGGGTTGTCGGCGGCAAAGGTCCGGTGCGTGGCCAGCGGCAGTTCCAGACCGATGCCGGCGGCTGTGCCGGGGATCACGCAGGCCACGGGCTTGCCGCCCTTGTTGGTCTTGGGGTCCATACCCGCGCGCTCGATCTTGCGCAGCAGGGCGTGCATCTGCATCGTGCCCTCGAAGAGACCCTTGGCCGGATCGTCGCCCGCGTCTTCCTTCATCTTCGCCAGCAGGTTCAGGTCCATGCCCCCGGCGAAGGAACCCTCCTTACCGGAGGTGATGACGATGCCCTTGACGGCGTCATCGGCCAGCGCCTCGTCGATATGCTTTTCCAGATCGCGCAGGCCGTCGAAGGACATGACGTTCATGCTCTTGCCCGGCACGTCCCAAGTGATGGTGGCGATGCCCTCGGCATCCTTGTTCATTGTGAAATCGGTCATTCTCTTGCTCCCTTCGCGGCTCACACGCGCTCGATGATGGTGGCGGCACCCATGCCGGACGCGATGCAGAGCGTGGCCAGCCCCACTTCCTTGTCGGCGCGCTCCATCTCATCGAGCAGGATGCCGATGATCATGGCGCCGGTGGCGCCCAGGGGGTGCCCCATGGCGATGCCGCCGCCGTTCACGTTGACCTTGCTGTCGTCCACGTCGAAGGCCTGCATGAAGCGCAGCACCACGGCGGCGAAGGCCTCGTTGACCTCGAACAGATCAATGTCGCCGATGGTCATGCCGTTGTCCTTGAGGATCTTCTCGGTCACCGGCACCGGGCCGGTCAGCATGATGGTGGGATCGGTGCCGATCTTGGCGGTGGCGCGGATGCGGGCGCGGGGCTTCAGCCCGTGCTGCTCGCCAAACTCCTTGTTGCCGATCAACACCGCGGCGGCGCCGTCGACGATGCCAGACGAGTTGCCCGCGTGGTGGATGTGGTTGATCCGTTCCAGATGCGGGTATTTCATCAGCGCGACCTTGTCGAAGCCGGGCATGACCTCGCCCATCTGCTGGAAGGCGGGGTTCAGGCCGCCAAGGCTCTGCATATCGGTCTGCGGGCGCATGTATTCGTCGCGGTCGAGGATCGCGAGACCGTTCTGGTCGCGCACGGTGATGACGGATTTGTCGAAGCGGCCCTCTTCCCAGGCCCGCGCGGCGCGCTGCTGGGACTGCATGGCCAGCTGGTCGGCCTCGTCGCGCGAGAAGCCGAACTCGGTGGCGATGATAT
This window contains:
- a CDS encoding sulfotransferase family 2 domain-containing protein; the encoded protein is MIISRGRRYVFVHIPKTGGTSLALALEDRAMKDDVMLGDTPKARKRRRWVQGVQAAGRLWKHSTLADIDGLVTAEELSGLFCFTLVRNPWDRVASYYRWLRGQGFDHPAVALAKSEDFAGFLRHPQTRESLRAWPARRYMQDAAGRERCDLYIRLEHFAEDAAPLFDHLGFELSLPRVNASEGVAAYTPELRDIVADICAEDIALFGYVYQEH
- a CDS encoding acetyl-CoA C-acetyltransferase, with translation MTQDVYIYDALRTPRGKGRKDGALHEVTSLRLSAQTLNALKERNNLEGHAVEDVIWGNVTQVMEQGGCLARSAVLASDLDERIPGLAINRFCASGMEAVNLAANQVKGGAGNGYIAGGVEMMGRVAMGSDGAAIAVDPTLAMEKYFVPQGISADIIATEFGFSRDEADQLAMQSQQRAARAWEEGRFDKSVITVRDQNGLAILDRDEYMRPQTDMQSLGGLNPAFQQMGEVMPGFDKVALMKYPHLERINHIHHAGNSSGIVDGAAAVLIGNKEFGEQHGLKPRARIRATAKIGTDPTIMLTGPVPVTEKILKDNGMTIGDIDLFEVNEAFAAVVLRFMQAFDVDDSKVNVNGGGIAMGHPLGATGAMIIGILLDEMERADKEVGLATLCIASGMGAATIIERV